In one Acetobacter sp. genomic region, the following are encoded:
- a CDS encoding DEAD/DEAH box helicase, whose amino-acid sequence MPSSTAASSQTSTDQKSAENGSFSSLKLNATLLARLGKAGLKEPTPIQKTAIPALLAGHDAEILAPTGTGKTACYLLPLFDHLLRKKKNTALIIVPTRELARQVTEMGTLLAARPELEPFAVYGGTQDDPDRDYDVPPETARLIVATPGRLLDMLRTERVESASCRFLVLDEGDRLMTAEFRDEMQGILALLPRDRQSVLVSATGSAETMAAARQFLHRPVRIEPEKGEKPSIRQAVLFVDKASKPTATEALLRRHPDRSAIVFASTRDEVDLLTKQLRKRGLKVVGLHGGLTQPARNAAIDAFSSGKATVLVATDIAARGLDVEQVGQVINMSPPEQPDTYLHRIGRTGRAGRMGWAATLCSAEERKTMRKVESTLGLKLVALPVPTLAQDTPARDNPERDTPARSRKH is encoded by the coding sequence ATGCCTTCATCGACCGCTGCCTCTTCCCAGACATCCACCGACCAGAAAAGCGCGGAAAACGGCAGTTTTTCTTCTCTAAAATTGAACGCCACCCTGCTCGCCCGGCTCGGAAAGGCTGGCCTGAAAGAACCTACCCCCATTCAGAAAACCGCCATTCCGGCTCTGCTGGCCGGGCATGACGCGGAAATCCTTGCGCCCACAGGAACAGGCAAGACCGCCTGCTACCTGCTCCCGCTGTTCGATCATCTGCTGCGCAAGAAGAAAAACACGGCCCTGATCATCGTCCCAACCCGTGAACTGGCGCGTCAGGTCACCGAAATGGGCACCCTGCTCGCCGCACGTCCGGAGCTTGAGCCTTTTGCCGTCTACGGCGGCACACAGGACGATCCCGACAGGGATTATGACGTCCCGCCTGAAACCGCACGCCTGATCGTGGCGACGCCCGGTCGTCTGCTGGATATGCTCCGCACGGAACGGGTTGAGTCCGCAAGCTGCCGTTTTCTCGTCCTCGACGAGGGCGACCGGCTGATGACGGCGGAGTTCCGTGACGAAATGCAGGGTATTCTGGCCCTTCTGCCACGAGACCGGCAGAGCGTTCTCGTTTCCGCCACCGGCTCAGCGGAAACGATGGCCGCAGCCCGGCAGTTTCTGCACAGACCAGTGCGGATCGAGCCGGAAAAGGGCGAAAAACCGAGCATCCGGCAGGCCGTGCTGTTCGTGGACAAGGCATCCAAGCCGACAGCCACGGAAGCGCTTCTGCGTCGCCACCCAGATCGCAGCGCCATCGTGTTCGCCTCAACCCGAGATGAAGTCGATCTGCTGACAAAACAGCTTCGGAAACGGGGCCTGAAAGTCGTCGGACTGCATGGCGGCCTCACCCAGCCCGCAAGAAATGCCGCGATCGACGCTTTCTCCAGCGGCAAGGCCACAGTCCTTGTCGCCACCGACATCGCCGCGCGCGGTCTGGACGTTGAGCAGGTCGGGCAGGTCATCAACATGTCCCCTCCCGAGCAGCCGGATACCTATCTTCACCGGATCGGACGCACCGGAAGAGCGGGACGCATGGGATGGGCGGCGACACTCTGCTCCGCGGAAGAACGCAAGACGATGCGGAAAGTCGAAAGCACGCTTGGTCTCAAGCTGGTGGCGCTTCCTGTGCCCACTCTTGCACAGGACACTCCTGCACGGGACAACCCAGAACGGGACACCCCTGCCCGTTCCCGCAAACACTGA
- the bioD gene encoding dethiobiotin synthase — protein MVDKRPQTAQERTAIAARFGAADAYDSAATIQRLVARRLLDRIVRMLGDRKPARILEFGCGTGAFTALLQERWPEAQLLATDIAPEMLDRARARCGEGVRFAVMDAATPAVDGSFDLICGNLALQWVEPPEQALSALYRLLTPGGLLAVSTLAADSFSEWRQAHVQQGVAANIRVYPKRSTFRKGWPEAAVGPAFQTPSGQWTFETLVEQTHGGLAFLRGLKRIGATAPVAGGHPLTVGVLRNVVRHFDAAGSALTWDIAFGLFRRAPRAGVFVTGTDTGVGKTFISACLTRAWDALYWKPLQTGLADEAGDTPTVTELAEASADRILPPADTFLAPLSPQAAAAAEGRRVNVSRLILPMLQPERPLVVEGAGGVDVPVTEDGLLVDRIAEFGLPVVVVARSGLGTVNHTLLTLEALRRRGIGIAGVVLNGPLNPGNRAAIEEHGRVAVLAEVPFLENVTAESVAEASRLMPRWSSVETGSPDGTSRLDHQTSEA, from the coding sequence ATGGTCGATAAACGTCCGCAGACCGCGCAGGAGCGCACGGCCATCGCGGCGCGTTTCGGTGCGGCCGACGCGTATGATTCAGCGGCGACCATCCAGCGTCTGGTCGCCCGTCGCCTGCTCGACAGAATCGTTCGGATGCTTGGTGACCGCAAGCCTGCGCGCATTCTGGAGTTTGGTTGCGGGACCGGCGCGTTTACAGCGCTGTTGCAGGAGCGCTGGCCGGAAGCGCAACTGCTCGCCACGGATATTGCTCCCGAAATGCTTGATCGCGCCCGGGCGCGGTGCGGAGAGGGTGTGAGGTTCGCTGTCATGGATGCAGCGACACCGGCAGTCGACGGCTCTTTCGATCTCATCTGCGGCAATCTGGCCCTGCAATGGGTCGAGCCCCCGGAACAGGCTTTATCAGCGCTTTATCGGCTGCTGACTCCGGGAGGGCTGTTGGCTGTTTCCACGCTTGCCGCAGACTCTTTTTCGGAGTGGCGGCAGGCGCATGTGCAGCAAGGTGTTGCGGCGAATATCCGCGTTTATCCGAAACGCTCGACCTTCCGGAAAGGATGGCCTGAAGCTGCCGTCGGACCAGCATTTCAGACTCCGTCCGGGCAGTGGACCTTTGAAACGCTTGTCGAGCAGACGCACGGAGGACTGGCTTTTCTGCGTGGCCTGAAGCGGATCGGTGCGACAGCGCCGGTTGCGGGCGGACATCCCCTGACGGTTGGTGTCCTGCGGAACGTGGTGCGCCATTTCGACGCAGCGGGTTCCGCGCTGACATGGGATATTGCGTTTGGCCTTTTCCGCCGCGCACCGCGCGCCGGAGTTTTTGTAACGGGCACCGATACCGGGGTCGGCAAGACCTTCATCTCAGCCTGTCTGACCAGAGCCTGGGATGCGCTGTACTGGAAGCCGCTCCAGACAGGACTGGCGGACGAAGCGGGCGATACTCCAACAGTGACGGAGCTTGCGGAAGCGTCTGCGGACCGCATCCTGCCGCCTGCCGATACCTTTCTCGCCCCTCTGTCTCCACAGGCGGCGGCAGCGGCGGAAGGTCGGAGAGTGAATGTGAGCCGTCTGATTCTGCCGATGCTCCAGCCGGAGCGGCCTCTCGTTGTGGAAGGGGCTGGCGGCGTGGATGTGCCTGTGACTGAGGACGGGCTGCTGGTTGATCGGATCGCGGAATTTGGCCTGCCGGTGGTGGTGGTGGCGCGCAGCGGTCTTGGGACGGTCAACCACACGCTGCTTACGCTTGAAGCGTTGCGTCGTCGGGGTATCGGTATCGCCGGTGTTGTGCTGAACGGACCACTCAATCCGGGCAACCGGGCAGCAATCGAGGAGCATGGTCGTGTCGCTGTGCTGGCGGAAGTGCCGTTCCTTGAGAATGTCACAGCGGAGAGCGTGGCGGAGGCGTCCCGGCTTATGCCACGCTGGAGCAGCGTGGAGACAGGATCGCCTGATGGAACAAGCAGGCTGGATCATCAGACGAGCGAAGCCTGA
- a CDS encoding alpha/beta fold hydrolase codes for MQIVLVHGWGFTPAMWQPVQDRLGRAAAMVDLGFFGPAEMGLPTGQPLLAVGHSLGLLWLLTRACLPEGSVVLGINGFTRFSRAEDFPAGVMPRVLDRMMKGLERDAAPVLRQFRENCGLSGQEAERIGNPETTRLMEGLNLLQTGDARLQGHHVQAALASRDDAIVSLAMTEASFPPERIEWLETGGHLLPLTHPDRCATFILEACEEFSADGR; via the coding sequence ATGCAGATTGTTCTCGTGCATGGCTGGGGTTTCACACCCGCGATGTGGCAGCCGGTGCAGGACAGGCTTGGACGGGCAGCCGCCATGGTGGATCTGGGGTTTTTTGGACCTGCGGAGATGGGCCTGCCGACCGGTCAGCCTCTGCTGGCGGTTGGACATTCGCTCGGCCTTCTCTGGTTGCTGACCCGTGCCTGTCTGCCGGAAGGGAGTGTCGTGCTGGGGATCAACGGGTTTACGCGCTTCAGTCGGGCGGAGGATTTTCCGGCTGGTGTCATGCCGCGTGTGCTGGATCGCATGATGAAGGGGCTGGAACGGGACGCAGCGCCGGTTCTACGGCAGTTTCGTGAGAACTGCGGTCTGTCCGGACAGGAAGCGGAGCGTATCGGAAATCCTGAAACGACGCGTCTCATGGAAGGGCTGAATCTTCTACAGACAGGGGATGCCCGATTGCAGGGGCATCATGTGCAGGCTGCTCTGGCCAGTCGGGATGATGCGATTGTCAGCCTGGCCATGACGGAGGCCTCGTTTCCGCCGGAGCGGATCGAGTGGCTTGAGACAGGTGGCCATCTTCTGCCTCTGACCCATCCGGATCGATGCGCGACATTTATTCTTGAAGCCTGTGAGGAGTTTTCTGCCGATGGTCGATAA
- the bioF gene encoding 8-amino-7-oxononanoate synthase: MTGFDPLFRQAVDALQVQDRRRVLRPMTAVGKARFERPDGACLVDFSSNDYLGLSQHPALRERAADWAMRYGAGSGASRLVTGTRLLHEQVETRVARLKKTEAALLFASGWQANASLVPALARLSSEQLGAAPLIFADRLNHASLHQGCAAAGVRQIRFRHNDLDHLEALLKARDTETGLKLILTESVFSMDGDRADVPGLAAVAERYGAFLCLDEAHTTGVLGAHGAGLASEADGVHLIMGTFSKALGGMGAYIAGSRALCDWLINSASGFIYSTALPPAMLGAADAALELLPDLDEDRARVARHGETLRQRLHAAGLMTGASSTQIVPVLLGEAATALSVAAKLEAEGMLVAAIRPPTVPKGESRLRITLSAAHTEDDVRRLADGVARLCGVV, from the coding sequence ATGACAGGTTTTGATCCCCTTTTCAGGCAAGCCGTCGATGCGCTTCAGGTGCAGGACCGGCGACGCGTTCTCCGGCCCATGACAGCCGTGGGCAAGGCGCGTTTTGAACGTCCGGACGGTGCGTGTCTGGTTGATTTTTCATCGAACGATTATTTGGGCCTGTCGCAGCATCCTGCTCTGAGGGAGCGGGCTGCCGACTGGGCAATGCGTTATGGAGCCGGTAGCGGCGCCTCGCGGCTGGTGACAGGCACACGCCTGCTGCACGAACAGGTCGAAACGCGGGTCGCCCGCCTCAAGAAGACCGAGGCTGCTCTGCTGTTCGCTTCCGGCTGGCAGGCCAACGCCTCGCTGGTTCCGGCCCTTGCGCGGCTGTCCTCCGAACAGCTTGGAGCGGCTCCGCTGATTTTTGCGGACAGGCTGAATCACGCCAGCCTGCATCAGGGATGTGCGGCGGCGGGCGTCAGGCAGATACGGTTCCGGCATAATGACCTCGACCATCTCGAAGCCCTCCTGAAAGCCCGCGACACTGAGACGGGCCTGAAGCTGATCCTGACCGAAAGTGTCTTCAGTATGGATGGCGACCGGGCCGATGTGCCGGGACTGGCGGCTGTGGCGGAGCGGTACGGCGCTTTCCTCTGCCTCGACGAGGCGCACACCACGGGTGTTCTTGGGGCTCACGGCGCGGGACTGGCGAGTGAAGCAGATGGTGTGCATCTCATCATGGGCACGTTCAGCAAGGCGCTGGGCGGAATGGGCGCTTACATTGCCGGTTCGCGCGCTCTGTGTGACTGGTTGATCAACAGCGCGTCCGGGTTCATCTATTCCACGGCCCTGCCGCCCGCCATGCTCGGGGCTGCGGATGCGGCGCTGGAACTGCTGCCGGATCTGGATGAGGATAGAGCCCGTGTCGCGCGTCACGGAGAGACGCTGCGGCAGCGTCTGCACGCAGCCGGACTAATGACAGGCGCTTCCAGCACGCAGATCGTGCCGGTCCTGCTGGGTGAGGCGGCGACCGCGCTGTCTGTCGCGGCGAAGTTGGAAGCGGAGGGTATGCTCGTCGCCGCCATCCGGCCGCCGACCGTGCCGAAGGGGGAGAGTCGTCTGCGGATCACCCTGTCAGCGGCTCATACGGAGGACGATGTGCGGCGTCTTGCCGATGGGGTCGCGCGTCTCTGCGGCGTGGTCTGA
- a CDS encoding adenosylmethionine--8-amino-7-oxononanoate transaminase encodes MRYIPLREPLHPERKPALSSSDWYEDGLPHIWLPYSQMKTAPAPLAARATQGSRITLEDGRSLVDGVSAWWTACHGYNHPHIRACAEAQLARMPHVMFGGMVHEPALRLSSRLAALLPGDLERVFYTDSGSVAVEVAMKMAIQYRLNRGEAGRTKLLAFKGGYHGDTLATMAICDPEEGMHHLFAGVMPAQHVIDLPRDEATTAAFETFLTAHAHEVTAILVEPLVQGAGGMLFHSPDVLRRLRDAADRHGLLLILDEIFTGFGRTGTMFACQQAGIVPDIITLSKALTGGTMALAATVARRHVYEAFLSDNPEHALMHGPTFMANPLACACANASLDLFEQEPRLEQVAALETALREQLEPCRTLPGVKDVRVMGAIGVVELDRITDPAALRTRFIAENVWIRPFRNIVYLTPAFTIAPEEVRALTQAVHTVLVA; translated from the coding sequence ATGAGATACATTCCATTGCGAGAGCCGCTCCACCCCGAAAGGAAGCCTGCGTTGTCCTCATCCGACTGGTACGAAGACGGTCTGCCCCATATCTGGCTTCCCTATTCCCAGATGAAGACCGCTCCGGCCCCGCTGGCCGCCCGTGCGACGCAGGGCAGCCGGATCACGCTTGAGGACGGACGCTCTTTGGTAGATGGCGTGTCGGCATGGTGGACGGCGTGCCACGGCTACAATCATCCGCACATCCGCGCCTGTGCGGAGGCCCAGCTTGCCCGCATGCCGCATGTGATGTTCGGCGGCATGGTCCATGAACCCGCGCTCCGGCTCTCTTCCCGGCTGGCCGCCCTGCTTCCGGGCGATCTGGAGCGGGTATTCTATACAGATTCGGGGTCCGTCGCCGTCGAGGTGGCGATGAAGATGGCGATCCAGTATCGCCTCAATCGCGGAGAAGCCGGACGCACGAAACTGCTGGCGTTCAAGGGCGGCTATCACGGCGACACGCTGGCCACGATGGCGATCTGCGACCCTGAGGAAGGCATGCATCATCTGTTCGCAGGCGTGATGCCCGCGCAGCATGTGATTGACCTGCCAAGGGATGAGGCGACCACGGCGGCGTTCGAGACATTTCTGACCGCTCACGCTCACGAAGTCACCGCCATTCTTGTCGAGCCTCTGGTGCAAGGCGCGGGCGGGATGCTGTTTCATTCACCGGACGTGCTGCGTCGTCTGCGGGACGCTGCCGACCGGCATGGACTGCTGCTGATTCTGGATGAAATTTTCACAGGATTTGGTCGGACGGGAACGATGTTCGCCTGTCAGCAGGCCGGGATCGTGCCGGATATCATCACGCTCTCCAAGGCGCTCACCGGCGGCACGATGGCGCTGGCCGCAACCGTGGCGCGCCGTCATGTGTATGAGGCGTTTCTCTCCGACAATCCTGAACACGCCCTGATGCACGGTCCGACTTTCATGGCCAATCCGCTGGCCTGCGCCTGCGCGAACGCGTCACTCGACCTGTTCGAACAGGAACCACGACTTGAACAGGTTGCGGCTCTCGAAACAGCGCTTCGGGAACAGTTGGAGCCCTGCCGCACACTGCCGGGTGTGAAGGATGTGCGGGTCATGGGGGCCATCGGTGTGGTGGAACTGGACAGGATCACCGATCCTGCGGCGCTGCGGACACGCTTTATCGCCGAGAATGTCTGGATCAGGCCGTTCAGGAATATCGTCTATCTGACACCGGCCTTTACCATCGCGCCGGAAGAGGTGCGGGCGCTGACGCAGGCTGTGCACACCGTGCTGGTGGCGTAG
- a CDS encoding molybdenum cofactor biosynthesis protein MoaE: MPQPEHFSRIRVVVQTALFDMATETTRLLALGPDTGGLGSFLGVVRGGDGLVALELEHYPGMCEQSLTMLAEDALERFTLVGCTIIHRVGRLVVGEPIVLVLAAAAHRGAALDATRFLIDRLKTGAPFWKAEEFADGRRVWVESRQEDEAIAAGW; this comes from the coding sequence ATGCCGCAGCCGGAGCATTTCAGCAGAATCCGTGTTGTGGTCCAGACCGCGCTGTTCGATATGGCGACGGAAACGACACGGCTGCTGGCTCTTGGTCCGGACACGGGTGGTCTGGGATCGTTTCTCGGGGTTGTGCGTGGCGGCGACGGGCTGGTGGCTCTTGAACTGGAGCATTATCCCGGCATGTGCGAGCAGAGCCTGACGATGCTGGCGGAAGACGCTTTAGAGCGATTCACTCTGGTTGGCTGCACGATCATTCATCGCGTGGGACGGCTGGTTGTCGGAGAGCCGATCGTGCTGGTGCTGGCCGCTGCCGCCCATCGCGGCGCGGCTCTGGACGCCACGCGCTTTCTGATTGACCGACTGAAAACAGGCGCACCGTTCTGGAAAGCCGAAGAGTTTGCCGATGGGCGACGGGTCTGGGTGGAAAGCCGGCAGGAAGATGAGGCGATCGCCGCCGGATGGTGA
- a CDS encoding MoaD/ThiS family protein: MSGSVIVLYFAGLREQVGRGSETVSLPPDVLTVKDFLAARCREDASFDAVFSQFPRMRVAVNKVMGDFSTTVRSGDEIAFFPPMTGG, from the coding sequence ATGAGTGGTAGTGTGATAGTTCTCTATTTCGCCGGTCTGCGCGAGCAGGTCGGGCGGGGCAGTGAAACGGTCTCCCTCCCTCCTGATGTTCTCACGGTAAAAGACTTTCTGGCCGCCCGATGTCGGGAGGACGCCTCTTTTGACGCTGTTTTTTCCCAATTTCCCCGTATGCGGGTGGCGGTGAACAAGGTCATGGGAGACTTTTCGACCACCGTGCGCAGCGGCGATGAGATCGCCTTCTTCCCTCCCATGACCGGAGGATAA
- the pgsA gene encoding CDP-diacylglycerol--glycerol-3-phosphate 3-phosphatidyltransferase — translation MITDLPNLLTLSRIVAIPVLVMLVALNRPEAAAGACLLFIAAAVTDYFDGHLARSRQMQSDLGRMLDPIADKLLVGASLMVLAGLGKLTYGALWPAIVILCREILVSGLREYLAGTRISLPVTRLAKWKTGFQMTAIGFLLAGDSTAVLLHMPWLPVSFMGSVMLWVAAVLTLMTGWDYLVAGLRYVEKAGGAEKTTV, via the coding sequence ATGATAACCGATCTGCCGAATCTACTGACGCTGTCGCGGATCGTCGCCATCCCGGTTCTGGTCATGCTTGTGGCCCTGAATCGTCCGGAGGCGGCTGCGGGGGCGTGTCTGCTTTTCATTGCAGCGGCTGTGACGGACTATTTTGACGGCCATCTGGCGCGGTCCCGCCAGATGCAGTCGGATCTCGGACGGATGCTGGACCCGATTGCGGACAAACTGCTGGTCGGCGCATCGCTGATGGTGCTGGCGGGGCTGGGCAAGCTGACCTACGGCGCGCTTTGGCCCGCCATTGTGATTCTTTGTCGTGAGATTCTGGTCAGCGGTTTGCGGGAATATCTGGCGGGCACCCGTATCAGCCTGCCCGTCACCCGGCTGGCGAAGTGGAAGACCGGCTTTCAGATGACCGCCATCGGGTTTCTTCTGGCTGGTGACAGCACCGCTGTTCTGCTGCACATGCCCTGGTTGCCGGTCAGTTTCATGGGGTCGGTGATGCTGTGGGTCGCTGCAGTTCTGACGCTGATGACGGGCTGGGATTATCTGGTGGCCGGATTGCGGTATGTGGAAAAGGCCGGAGGCGCGGAGAAAACAACGGTCTGA